A genomic stretch from Xiphophorus maculatus strain JP 163 A chromosome 14, X_maculatus-5.0-male, whole genome shotgun sequence includes:
- the LOC111611083 gene encoding mucin-5AC-like, translating to TTASTTTTAATTTTTAAPTKPKATPTTPTTLVTTTTTTTQAPPPVFVVAATVVEPFVEELNDRSSVQFKALEVKVIAVYDIIYSARYGILFIRSFIISFKPAFTRFRMNGTQAEVGVEFNKTTPAETIPKAEDVQATLKEAVNNPNITLNVTFDVNSIQIISVPATSAPVVLQNTTTTTNGTTANITTGVATTTPGTSTASNATTTTNETAANITTGVAITKPGMSTASNATTTINGTTANITTGVATTKPGTSTASKATTAAVTTITTKTTTVVQTVRQLTFRSPGETFTADLLDSTSTAFKNRAALLKSTLEPYYKQSFSSFSDLTVKSFRSGSIINEMELRFVSASAPTGSEIAQVLVKAASNITAFTIDAASIFVDGTQVSSGVSHKISLIMAFCMVLLSWMLSSQH from the exons ACAACTGCttcaactacaactacagcagctacaactacaacaacagctgctccaaccaaaCCAAAGGCTACTCCAACAACACCAACTACTCTTGTGACGACTACGACTACAACAACTCAAGCTCCTCCTCCAGTGTTTGTTGTTGCAGCAACTGTGGTTGAACCATTTGTTGAAGAGCTAAATGACAGAAGTAGTGTGCAGTTCAAAGCTCTTGAAGTAAAAGTGATAGCAGTG TATGATATCATCTACAGCGCAAGATATGGAATTCTCTTCATCCGGAGTTTTATCATTTCCTTCAA ACCAGCCTTCACCAGATTTCGAATGAATGGTACTCAAGCAGAGGTTGGCGTAGAGTTCAATAAAACCACACCAGCTGAGACAATCCCAAAGGCTGAAGATGTTCAAGCAACACTGAAGGAGGCTGTGAATAACCCCAACATCACTTTGAATGTCACATTCGACGTGAATTCCATTCAAATAATAA GTGTACCTGCAACTTCAGCCCCagtagttttgcaaaatacaacaACTACAACTAATGGAACTACTGCAAACATCACTACCGGAGTGGCAACAACAACACCTGGAACGTCAACTGCCAGCAATGCAACAACTACAACTAATGAAACTGCTGCAAACATCACTACCGGAGTAGCAATAACAAAACCTGGAATGTCAACTGCCAGCAATGCAACAACTACAATTAATGGAACTACTGCAAACATCACTACCGGAGTGGCAACAACAAAGCCTGGAACGTCAACTGCCAGCAAAGCAACAACTGCAGCAGTTACAACCATTACAACAAAAACCACAACTGTGGTGCAAACAGTAAGGCAGCTGACCTTTAGGTCTCCCGGAGAGACCTTTACAGCTGATTTACTCGACTCGACCTCAACAGCATTTAAAAACCGAGCTGCACTTTTAAAGTCAACT cTTGAACCATACTACAAGCAATCattttcttcattcagtgatCTAACAGTGAAGTCTTTCAG AAGCGGCTCAATCATCAATGAAATGGAGCTTCGATTTGTATCTGCATCTGCTCCTACTGGCTCCGAAATTGCACAAGTTTTGGTCAAGGCGGCTTCAAACATCACTGCCTTCACCATTGATGCTGCTAGTATTTTCGTCGATGGCACAC AAGTGTCAAGTGGAGTAAGCCACAAGATCAGTCTCATCATGGCTTTCTGCATGGTCCTGTTGTCATGGATGCTGTCAAGCCAACACTAA
- the LOC111610809 gene encoding mucin-5AC-like, which translates to TTAAPTTTTAAPTTTTAAPTTTTAAPTTTTSAPTTTTAAPTTTTAAPTTTTAALTTTTAAPTTTTTAPTTTTAAPTTTTAAPTTTTEAPTTTTAAPTTTTATPTTTTAAPTTTTTAPTTTTPTATTTTATPTTTTAAPTTTTAAPTTTTAAPTTTTVAPTTTTAAPTTTTATATTTTAAPTTNTAATTTTTAAPTTTTAALTTTTAAQTTTTAAPTTTTAAPTTSTAAPTTTTAATTTTTAATTTTTAAPTTTAPTTTTAATTTTTVAPTT; encoded by the coding sequence accacagcggctccaaccacaaccacagcggctccaaccacaacaacggctgctccaaccacaacaacggctgcaccaaccacaaccacatcggctccaaccacaaccacagcggctccaaccacaaccacagcggctccaaccacaaccacagctgcactaaccacaaccacagcggctccaaccacaacaacaactgctccaaccacaaccacagctgctccaaccacaacaacagcagctccaaccacaaccacagaggctccaaccacaacaacagcagctccaaccacaaccacagctacaccaaccacaaccacagctgctccaaccacaacaacaacagctccaaccacaaccacacctacagcaaccacaaccacagctacaccaactacaaccacagctgctccaaccacaaccacagctgctccaaccacaacaacagctgctccaacaacaaccacagttgctccaaccacaaccacagctgctccaaccacaaccacagctacagcaaccacaaccacagctgctccaaccacaaacacagcggctacaaccacaacaacagcggctccaaccacaaccacagctgcactaaccacaaccacagcggctcaaaccacaaccacagctgctccaaccacaacaacagctgctcctaCCACatccacagcggctccaaccacaaccacagcagctacaactacaaccacagcagctacaaccacaaccacagcggctccaaccacaacggctccaaccactacaacagcagcaacaactacaaccacagtggctccaacaaca